A stretch of the Bdellovibrio sp. 22V genome encodes the following:
- a CDS encoding Dps family protein has translation MKSSKKKNASEKPVIDIGISTSDREKIAEGLSRLLADSYTLYLKTHNFHWNVTGPMFQTLHLMFETQYTELALAVDLIAERIRSLGVYAPGTYKEFAKLTSIEEPEGVPSAKEMIRQLVEGQEAVVKTARSIFPRVEKAGDEVSADLLTQRMQLHEKNAWMLRSLLEE, from the coding sequence ATGAAATCTTCAAAAAAGAAAAATGCGTCTGAGAAACCAGTTATTGATATCGGCATCTCTACTTCCGACCGCGAAAAAATCGCCGAGGGTCTTTCTCGTCTTCTCGCGGACTCTTACACTCTTTATCTTAAGACCCACAACTTTCACTGGAACGTCACAGGGCCTATGTTTCAAACATTGCACTTGATGTTTGAAACTCAGTACACAGAGTTGGCATTGGCTGTCGATTTGATCGCGGAACGCATCCGCTCTTTGGGTGTTTACGCTCCAGGCACCTACAAAGAATTCGCCAAACTGACTTCCATTGAAGAGCCAGAGGGCGTGCCATCCGCAAAAGAAATGATCCGCCAATTAGTCGAAGGCCAAGAAGCCGTAGTTAAAACAGCTCGCTCGATTTTCCCAAGAGTCGAAAAAGCAGGCGATGAAGTCAGCGCCGATCTTCTCACGCAAAGAATGCAACTCCACGAGAAAAACGCGTGGATGTTGCGTAGCTTGCTCGAAGAGTAA
- a CDS encoding AMP nucleosidase, producing MKTKKEIVENWLPRYTGVPLNEFGQYILLTNFGNYVKMFAQQFDVPVNGLDKPMQSATAENITIINFGMGSALAATCMDLLSAVNPKAALFLGKCGGLKKKNQLGDFVLPIAAIRGEGTSNEYLPAEVPALPSFRLQKAVSATIAKHKCDYWTGTVYTTNRRVWEHDEAFKDYLTKTRAMAVDMETATIFLTGFVNEIPRGALLLVSDNPMIPEGVKTEESDKKVTSSFVEKHLSIGIDALRELRDSGESVKHLRWD from the coding sequence ATGAAAACAAAAAAAGAAATTGTTGAGAACTGGTTGCCTCGCTACACAGGCGTACCGCTTAATGAATTTGGTCAGTATATTTTGCTCACAAACTTTGGCAATTACGTCAAAATGTTCGCGCAGCAGTTCGACGTTCCAGTGAATGGTCTGGATAAACCTATGCAGTCTGCCACGGCTGAAAACATCACAATTATCAACTTCGGTATGGGAAGTGCGCTGGCAGCGACGTGCATGGATCTGCTTTCTGCAGTGAATCCCAAGGCCGCTTTGTTTTTGGGAAAATGCGGCGGTCTTAAAAAGAAAAACCAACTCGGCGACTTTGTTCTGCCTATCGCGGCGATTCGTGGTGAAGGAACAAGTAACGAATATCTTCCTGCAGAGGTTCCGGCTCTTCCTTCGTTCCGTTTGCAAAAAGCGGTCTCTGCGACAATTGCAAAACACAAATGCGACTACTGGACGGGGACAGTTTATACAACGAACCGTCGTGTGTGGGAGCATGATGAAGCTTTCAAAGATTATTTGACGAAAACACGTGCTATGGCTGTCGACATGGAAACGGCGACGATCTTCCTCACGGGCTTTGTGAACGAGATTCCTCGTGGTGCTTTATTGCTCGTGTCTGACAACCCGATGATTCCGGAAGGCGTGAAGACGGAAGAAAGTGATAAAAAAGTCACTTCGTCATTTGTAGAGAAACATCTCTCTATCGGCATTGATGCCCTTCGTGAACTTCGCGACTCTGGTGAGTCTGTGAAGCACTTGCGTTGGGATTGA
- a CDS encoding pirin family protein: MSSTQNSILMEIAPRLISLGGAQVHRLIPYAKKRMVGPFIFFDYFPATDFVAGDGMDVRPHPHIGLSTLSYLLEGKVLHHDSLGNKQVLAPGDVNWMTAGKGISHSERMPPEIIGKAHRLNLLQFWVALPLDQEDCEPAFDHHPEESIPRFRVGDAEVALVAGSAFGKRSPVDVRSPLFFMDVRLQKGQQFAFDPEDQELAFFILKGSLSLDSDKEILLDDFVVLEQGSTLKATANQETHFVVLGGKPFPEPRHIYWNFVSSSKEKIEQAKQAWRDGSFPQVPGETDIIPLPLDTR; the protein is encoded by the coding sequence ATGAGTTCTACACAAAATAGTATTCTTATGGAGATTGCACCGCGCCTTATCTCATTAGGTGGTGCTCAGGTTCATCGTCTGATTCCTTACGCGAAGAAACGCATGGTGGGGCCTTTTATTTTCTTCGATTATTTCCCTGCGACAGACTTTGTAGCAGGAGACGGCATGGATGTTCGTCCTCATCCTCACATTGGTCTTTCAACCTTGAGTTATCTCCTTGAGGGCAAAGTCTTGCATCACGATAGCCTCGGCAACAAACAAGTGTTAGCTCCCGGCGACGTGAATTGGATGACTGCGGGAAAAGGGATTTCGCACTCTGAGCGCATGCCGCCGGAGATTATCGGAAAAGCACATCGCCTGAACCTGTTACAATTTTGGGTGGCGCTTCCCTTAGATCAGGAAGACTGCGAGCCTGCGTTTGATCATCATCCCGAAGAAAGCATTCCACGCTTCCGTGTCGGTGATGCCGAAGTGGCTTTGGTGGCCGGATCCGCATTTGGTAAACGCTCTCCTGTGGACGTTCGTTCACCGCTCTTTTTCATGGATGTACGTTTGCAAAAAGGCCAACAGTTTGCCTTTGATCCTGAAGATCAAGAACTGGCGTTTTTCATTCTTAAAGGAAGCTTGAGCTTAGATAGCGATAAAGAAATTCTGCTCGATGATTTTGTCGTGCTTGAGCAAGGTTCAACGCTGAAAGCAACCGCGAATCAAGAAACCCACTTTGTGGTTCTTGGTGGAAAACCTTTCCCTGAACCGCGTCACATTTATTGGAACTTCGTTTCTTCTTCGAAAGAAAAAATCGAACAGGCCAAACAAGCGTGGCGTGACGGAAGCTTTCCACAAGTGCCAGGGGAAACGGATATTATTCCGCTGCCCCTTGATACGCGCTAG
- a CDS encoding nitronate monooxygenase, whose product MAWNQTSLTKTLGLRYPIIQGPFGGGLSSVSLLAKVSNLGGLGSYGAHYMTAEQIQELCREVRSTTKNPYAINLWVSDHDEGVDKFTKEKFEAHLKRMLPFYKELSVPVPEMPSSYGQKFVDQIDVLIKEKPPVISFVYGVPDSAILQECRKQGIKTIGTATTVEEGLLLEKAGIDVVVASGFEAGGHRGSFVQSAEKSLTGTFSLVPQMAENLKIPFAAAGGVANGKGIAAALTLGAQGVQIGTAFLACEESAAAKFHREKLLSKGAAGRTVLTRIFTGRLARGIENRLVQDLDTIKDDLPPYPIQSWFTGQFKKAAIDQGRSDMMSLWASQSYPLLKHKTVDALFRSLIEETSAYQGAAE is encoded by the coding sequence ATGGCTTGGAATCAAACATCTCTCACTAAAACCCTCGGACTTCGCTATCCCATCATTCAGGGACCTTTTGGCGGAGGTCTCTCTTCCGTTTCTCTTCTTGCGAAAGTTTCAAATCTTGGCGGACTTGGCAGCTATGGCGCTCACTACATGACGGCCGAGCAGATTCAAGAGTTGTGTAGAGAAGTTCGCAGCACGACAAAAAATCCTTACGCGATCAACTTGTGGGTTTCCGATCACGATGAAGGAGTTGATAAATTCACGAAAGAAAAATTCGAGGCGCATCTCAAGCGCATGCTGCCGTTTTATAAAGAACTTTCCGTGCCGGTTCCCGAGATGCCGTCCAGCTATGGGCAAAAGTTCGTAGATCAAATTGATGTTTTGATCAAAGAAAAACCTCCGGTGATCAGTTTCGTTTATGGTGTTCCTGACTCGGCAATCTTGCAAGAGTGTCGTAAACAAGGAATCAAAACAATCGGTACAGCGACAACGGTCGAAGAAGGTTTGCTTTTGGAAAAAGCGGGGATCGACGTTGTTGTCGCTTCAGGTTTTGAAGCCGGAGGACACCGCGGTTCATTCGTGCAATCCGCAGAAAAATCTTTGACGGGAACTTTCTCGTTAGTCCCGCAGATGGCCGAGAATCTTAAAATACCTTTCGCTGCTGCAGGCGGAGTCGCCAACGGAAAAGGCATCGCTGCCGCGTTGACTTTAGGAGCTCAAGGCGTGCAAATCGGCACAGCCTTTTTAGCGTGCGAAGAATCTGCCGCTGCGAAATTTCATCGCGAAAAATTACTTTCCAAAGGCGCGGCGGGAAGAACCGTGCTTACGCGCATCTTCACGGGGCGTTTGGCTCGCGGAATTGAGAATCGTCTTGTGCAAGATCTTGATACGATCAAAGATGATTTGCCTCCGTATCCAATTCAGTCATGGTTCACGGGGCAATTTAAGAAAGCGGCGATTGATCAGGGACGCTCTGACATGATGTCGTTGTGGGCAAGTCAGTCTTACCCACTTCTTAAACACAAAACGGTCGATGCGTTGTTCCGCTCCTTGATCGAAGAAACTAGCGCGTATCAAGGGGCAGCGGAATAA
- a CDS encoding helix-turn-helix domain-containing protein, which yields MVPRRKSKVQPPRPACPLTTCMSFIGGAWTPNIIWYLREGPRRFSELKNDIGKVSAKVLTTRLKKMEADGVLLRNEVPTSPPTVEYSLTPLGARLISAIESIVEVGHELKSRRK from the coding sequence ATGGTTCCAAGACGTAAAAGCAAAGTGCAACCTCCCCGGCCCGCTTGTCCTCTTACAACATGCATGAGTTTTATTGGCGGAGCTTGGACGCCCAATATTATTTGGTACTTGCGTGAAGGTCCGCGCCGTTTTTCAGAGTTGAAGAATGATATTGGCAAAGTCTCTGCCAAAGTTTTGACGACTCGACTAAAGAAAATGGAGGCCGACGGCGTTTTGCTTCGTAACGAAGTTCCGACAAGTCCACCTACCGTCGAGTACAGCCTGACGCCTTTGGGCGCGCGCTTGATTTCCGCCATCGAATCCATCGTCGAAGTGGGTCACGAACTCAAATCCCGCCGCAAATAA
- a CDS encoding DUF1304 domain-containing protein, whose translation MEYFTLKNGFVLIVALMHFYFLYLEMFLWTKPQGMKAFRMNAQQAQSTAVLAANQGLYNGFLAAGLLWSIFHPNPEFSYQVAVFFLTCVIVAAIYGGYSVGRKILYIQGLPATIALIVTILS comes from the coding sequence ATGGAATATTTCACTCTAAAAAACGGCTTTGTCCTCATCGTTGCACTCATGCATTTTTATTTTCTCTATCTTGAGATGTTCCTCTGGACGAAGCCTCAAGGCATGAAGGCGTTTCGCATGAACGCGCAGCAGGCGCAAAGCACGGCGGTGCTCGCGGCGAATCAAGGTCTCTATAATGGATTTTTGGCGGCGGGACTTCTCTGGTCGATATTTCACCCGAACCCCGAGTTCTCTTACCAGGTAGCCGTGTTTTTTCTGACATGTGTGATTGTGGCGGCAATCTACGGCGGATATTCCGTCGGCAGAAAGATCCTTTACATCCAAGGTCTTCCAGCAACAATCGCTTTGATCGTGACGATTCTTTCTTAG
- a CDS encoding TPM domain-containing protein: MAWINKYLSDSDLKKIEETISRVEESTSGEIVPVIVKKSSTVGHVPLTLTLLITLLLVIVELPFSDWLWVTPWVWLWLPLLVVIYYFSQLLSRFHWIQKVFVPEKDEVAQVHQRAHLEFYLNRIHRTHAGTGVLIFVSVMEKKAVVLADEGISSKLPKETWDKVLQNLGTKLHKGEWTQGFVEAIESCGDHLKTHFPIGVPGHNELKNHLIVKD, translated from the coding sequence GTGGCTTGGATTAATAAATACTTGAGTGATTCTGACCTTAAAAAAATTGAAGAGACTATTTCTCGCGTGGAGGAATCTACTTCTGGTGAGATTGTTCCTGTCATCGTCAAAAAATCTTCGACAGTGGGGCATGTTCCTTTGACGCTGACTTTGTTGATCACGCTTCTTTTGGTGATTGTAGAATTGCCGTTCAGTGATTGGTTGTGGGTGACGCCGTGGGTGTGGTTGTGGCTTCCGCTGCTTGTGGTGATTTATTATTTCTCCCAGTTACTTTCGCGTTTTCACTGGATTCAAAAAGTTTTCGTGCCGGAAAAAGATGAAGTCGCGCAAGTTCATCAGCGTGCGCATTTGGAATTTTATCTCAACAGAATACACCGCACGCACGCGGGCACCGGCGTTTTGATCTTCGTTTCTGTGATGGAGAAAAAAGCCGTCGTGTTGGCGGATGAGGGTATCTCATCCAAACTTCCAAAAGAAACCTGGGACAAGGTTTTGCAGAACCTCGGCACAAAACTTCACAAAGGCGAATGGACGCAAGGTTTTGTCGAAGCCATCGAAAGCTGCGGCGACCACCTCAAAACCCATTTCCCCATCGGCGTTCCCGGCCACAACGAACTAAAAAATCATCTAATCGTAAAAGACTAG
- a CDS encoding IPT/TIG domain-containing protein codes for MDQPLDASRDGNSMTFSSQKGFSLVQTVIVLALSTIVGVGMASVIKDSYYNSKRAAVQSMRLMAINNIRFSSGNFIAMNKSALENRKKGTNSQLVSCVCGKSNCATNVKYDVGIYDVSGVPLAGTLAAPRYYNTQGDRCDQDQEGCILQATAQFTCIGTNCGDASAMTDSDPVLRISYSLKPIANKDISGLGPMPEVKGPDIDITAKSIRNYALENSLCVQISSFSPNVGFVTGGEEIVFQGGGLMDVNQVYIGGQVCPIIAQANLSLSCRAPAASEGLYDVLVAYGNTENPETILLPQSYAYNPVPAGGGNTNTCLWQPKEACSINCDKELPFFPPCFQGNRGERINVKEYIYECSC; via the coding sequence GTGGATCAACCTTTAGATGCGAGCCGTGATGGGAATAGTATGACATTCTCATCACAAAAGGGTTTCAGCTTAGTTCAAACAGTTATTGTCCTTGCCCTTTCGACGATTGTGGGTGTTGGCATGGCTTCTGTTATTAAAGACAGCTATTACAATTCCAAGCGAGCGGCAGTGCAGTCGATGCGGTTGATGGCCATCAATAATATTCGCTTCAGTTCAGGTAATTTTATAGCGATGAATAAAAGCGCGTTGGAGAATAGGAAAAAAGGAACGAATAGTCAGCTCGTTTCCTGCGTGTGTGGCAAATCGAACTGTGCCACCAATGTGAAATACGACGTTGGGATTTATGACGTCAGCGGTGTTCCACTCGCAGGAACCTTGGCGGCACCTCGTTACTACAACACTCAGGGCGACAGATGTGATCAGGATCAAGAAGGATGTATTCTGCAGGCGACAGCCCAATTTACATGTATTGGGACAAACTGTGGCGATGCCAGTGCCATGACTGACAGTGATCCTGTTTTGAGAATCAGCTACTCTCTAAAACCTATCGCCAATAAAGACATTTCGGGACTAGGGCCGATGCCCGAAGTAAAAGGTCCCGACATAGACATAACGGCAAAGTCCATACGCAATTATGCTTTGGAAAACAGTCTTTGCGTCCAGATCAGCAGTTTTTCACCCAACGTCGGTTTTGTAACCGGTGGCGAAGAAATTGTTTTTCAGGGAGGCGGTCTGATGGATGTCAATCAGGTATATATTGGCGGTCAGGTCTGTCCGATTATAGCCCAAGCCAATTTGTCGTTATCCTGTCGGGCTCCGGCTGCAAGTGAGGGACTGTACGATGTTCTCGTTGCTTACGGAAACACAGAAAATCCCGAAACGATTTTGTTGCCTCAATCTTACGCTTATAATCCCGTCCCCGCGGGTGGAGGCAACACCAATACGTGTCTTTGGCAACCCAAAGAGGCGTGCTCAATTAATTGCGACAAAGAACTGCCGTTTTTTCCTCCATGCTTTCAGGGAAATAGAGGAGAAAGAATCAACGTAAAGGAATACATCTATGAGTGTTCTTGTTAG
- a CDS encoding type II secretion system protein: MSVLVRTSSGFTLVEVLISLSIVSALALGVSSFLLQSSQEQVRLNADSTRMALINSLRFSAANAVALKRTAASMTYLKNCFCGVNTCLENRVVEFSLRDITGAALSGMTSSPQRYDILGNPCNSPSAACVFEVTTTFECKGYQCGRGVYLEGDPTGRVTYRIALSAAARTRKELSYLRDVVGVPVDFSIKSLRVYSAEICN; this comes from the coding sequence ATGAGTGTTCTTGTTAGGACTTCGTCGGGATTCACCTTGGTGGAAGTTCTTATAAGCTTATCCATCGTCTCGGCTTTGGCATTAGGGGTGTCTTCTTTTTTACTGCAGTCATCGCAAGAACAGGTGAGGCTCAATGCTGATTCCACACGGATGGCTCTGATTAACAGTTTAAGATTCAGTGCCGCGAACGCTGTAGCTCTGAAGAGAACGGCTGCAAGTATGACTTATCTCAAAAACTGCTTTTGCGGAGTGAATACGTGTTTGGAAAATAGAGTCGTGGAATTCTCTTTACGGGATATTACCGGAGCGGCTCTTTCGGGAATGACTTCGTCCCCGCAACGATACGATATTTTAGGAAACCCCTGCAACAGTCCTTCCGCCGCCTGTGTTTTTGAGGTCACGACGACCTTTGAATGCAAAGGCTATCAATGTGGACGAGGAGTATATTTAGAAGGAGATCCAACGGGGCGGGTGACGTACAGGATCGCCTTAAGTGCCGCCGCCAGAACACGTAAGGAACTGAGTTACCTGCGTGACGTCGTTGGTGTTCCTGTTGATTTTTCGATTAAATCATTGCGAGTCTATTCTGCCGAGATATGTAATTAG
- a CDS encoding serine/threonine-protein kinase, whose amino-acid sequence MSELQSIGSYDLLKLLATGGMAEIYLARSKTLKGKIVALKRTIPDLIDSPEMSIMFTDEMKVAACLNHQNIVQTFDFGFVESRAYLVMEYIHGVSLRDLLRVLRGKTEFLKIPVILYIVKKVAEGLAYLARVPDPVTGAPLSLIHRDLSPHNIMLTYEGEVKIIDFGIAKGVSTTQTQHGVIKGKFAYMSPEQMRGEDIDQRSDLFSLGVIFWEMLSNSRFFSGNSVNDLYHVVSNYRLENIDCSMWGPLEPVLRRLLHHDAKQRYIYASDLARDLQRLLNQLAPQFSSEEISYLLKVKYFRRDYELSLSEIRRLQTPEPVNIPVFVSTLPEETSGETVTRAAAANDFASTFAFRFKEYISIGLLICLFAIYKYTNKSGYPAPSTIERNASAISEVYFPIAFYTVPSQAKIEVDGKVIGSAGIAFVKMKEKTSYLVKASKPGYATRVFTFSPTKPARYEIHLSKKIAKGDR is encoded by the coding sequence ATGAGTGAACTTCAAAGCATTGGCTCTTACGATTTGTTAAAACTGCTTGCGACTGGCGGGATGGCGGAGATTTATCTAGCGAGGTCAAAAACTTTAAAGGGCAAGATTGTTGCGCTTAAAAGGACCATTCCAGATCTTATCGACAGTCCTGAGATGAGCATAATGTTCACTGACGAAATGAAAGTGGCGGCTTGTTTAAATCACCAGAATATCGTTCAGACTTTTGATTTCGGATTTGTGGAGTCCCGCGCCTATTTAGTGATGGAATACATTCACGGGGTTTCACTGCGCGATCTCCTTCGCGTACTGCGAGGCAAAACTGAATTTCTAAAGATCCCGGTTATTCTCTATATCGTTAAGAAGGTGGCCGAAGGGTTGGCCTATCTCGCAAGAGTTCCAGATCCCGTAACGGGTGCACCTTTGAGTCTTATTCATCGGGATCTCAGCCCGCATAATATTATGCTCACGTATGAGGGCGAAGTGAAGATCATCGATTTTGGCATCGCCAAGGGAGTTTCAACAACACAAACCCAGCATGGCGTTATCAAGGGAAAATTCGCCTATATGAGTCCCGAACAAATGCGGGGCGAGGACATAGACCAACGAAGTGACCTGTTTTCTTTAGGAGTCATTTTTTGGGAAATGCTGAGCAACAGCCGCTTTTTTTCGGGAAACTCAGTCAATGATCTCTATCATGTGGTTAGTAATTATCGATTGGAAAATATTGACTGTTCGATGTGGGGACCTCTTGAGCCGGTTTTGCGAAGACTGCTGCATCATGATGCCAAACAAAGATACATATATGCATCTGATTTAGCTAGGGACTTGCAACGGCTTTTAAATCAACTTGCTCCGCAATTTTCGTCGGAAGAAATATCTTATCTTTTGAAAGTTAAGTACTTTCGCAGAGACTATGAACTTTCCTTGAGCGAAATACGAAGACTGCAGACGCCAGAGCCTGTAAATATTCCTGTTTTCGTTTCGACTCTGCCGGAAGAAACAAGTGGGGAAACTGTCACAAGGGCCGCAGCGGCGAACGATTTCGCGAGCACTTTTGCATTCAGATTTAAAGAATATATTTCGATAGGTTTGCTAATCTGTCTCTTTGCCATTTACAAATATACCAACAAGAGCGGCTATCCTGCGCCGAGCACGATTGAAAGAAATGCATCGGCCATCTCTGAAGTTTATTTTCCTATCGCATTTTATACCGTGCCATCTCAGGCGAAAATTGAGGTGGACGGTAAAGTTATAGGTTCGGCAGGCATTGCCTTTGTGAAGATGAAAGAGAAAACATCTTATTTAGTCAAAGCCTCCAAACCCGGATATGCGACACGGGTTTTCACATTCTCTCCGACGAAGCCGGCCCGATATGAAATTCACTTATCCAAAAAAATCGCAAAGGGGGACAGATGA
- a CDS encoding DUF4423 domain-containing protein produces the protein MSSGWKKLLKHDIKEYLSQIIEQKKKKNPRFSQRAFAQQIGLTSTTLNEILKGKRKISPKTIAKLKAAFSENEELLQILDDQTSAVFSTFHIESKAMTETASNWFYLAILELMQTEDFNEDPAWIAKRLGIQVESVEKALADLLKIEAIRRSQFNKLTPAHNNNIKFADDDSREAIIKTHDELLEIIKGSVRKLPLDDVSSGYMLVATSQEDRDYIHSKSISFVNECAEYLGRANAPKKEVYLLNVSFVPLTKKELSSELEKHVES, from the coding sequence ATGAGTAGCGGCTGGAAGAAACTTCTAAAACACGATATCAAAGAATATCTTTCGCAAATAATCGAGCAGAAGAAGAAAAAAAATCCGCGCTTCTCGCAAAGGGCGTTTGCGCAGCAGATTGGTTTAACAAGTACAACTCTCAACGAAATTCTTAAAGGTAAAAGAAAGATCTCGCCTAAAACGATCGCAAAACTAAAGGCCGCTTTCTCTGAAAACGAAGAGTTGCTCCAAATTTTGGATGATCAAACCTCTGCTGTCTTTTCAACATTTCACATTGAATCGAAAGCGATGACTGAAACGGCGTCAAATTGGTTTTATCTCGCTATTCTTGAACTCATGCAAACGGAAGACTTTAACGAAGACCCTGCTTGGATCGCCAAGAGATTGGGTATTCAGGTCGAAAGCGTCGAAAAGGCCCTTGCAGATTTACTCAAGATTGAGGCGATCAGACGCAGCCAGTTTAATAAACTCACTCCCGCTCATAACAATAATATTAAATTTGCCGACGATGACAGTCGCGAAGCTATTATTAAAACTCATGACGAACTCTTGGAAATAATAAAAGGTTCTGTTCGGAAATTACCTTTGGATGATGTCTCTTCGGGCTATATGCTTGTTGCGACCTCCCAAGAAGACCGAGATTACATTCACTCTAAATCCATCAGTTTCGTGAACGAATGCGCCGAATATTTGGGCCGAGCGAATGCTCCTAAAAAAGAAGTTTATTTGTTGAACGTATCCTTTGTCCCGCTGACGAAGAAAGAGCTGTCTTCAGAATTGGAAAAACATGTTGAGTCTTAG
- a CDS encoding TIGR02147 family protein: MALRRFARMKYGEVAELINKVLEKRRLRNPHYSLRAFARDLKVSPSRVSNIVTGKALPGKIVRRRLATSLHLNKSEVEYLNYLIEKTRHRAKDSRNAHQLTEKDYAFLPEWYHYAILNLMETTSFQSDVEVIAQRLALAPETVQDSLNKLLKSGLIKNTPKGYAPTYKNLTSTSDIPSSALKYFHNQLINKGLDSLIRDPVDIRDITSIIIPSNPENIYKVKMLAREFRKQANELLEQGEKTEVYSVCVQIYPLTQRGTSS; this comes from the coding sequence GTGGCTTTACGTAGGTTCGCCCGCATGAAGTACGGGGAAGTCGCGGAACTCATAAATAAAGTTTTAGAAAAAAGGCGCCTTAGAAATCCTCACTACTCACTGCGCGCCTTTGCTCGGGACCTCAAGGTCTCCCCGAGCCGCGTTTCCAATATCGTCACTGGCAAAGCTCTTCCCGGAAAAATTGTTCGTCGGCGCCTGGCCACATCACTTCACCTTAATAAATCCGAAGTCGAGTATCTAAACTACTTAATCGAAAAAACACGTCATCGCGCTAAGGATTCTCGAAACGCCCACCAGCTCACCGAAAAAGATTACGCCTTTTTGCCCGAGTGGTATCACTATGCCATTCTCAATCTGATGGAGACGACTTCTTTCCAAAGTGACGTCGAGGTTATCGCACAACGTCTGGCCTTAGCACCCGAAACTGTCCAAGATTCCCTGAATAAACTTCTTAAAAGCGGTCTTATTAAGAACACGCCAAAGGGATATGCTCCAACCTATAAAAATCTTACTTCCACCAGTGACATTCCCTCATCCGCGTTAAAATACTTTCACAATCAGCTTATCAACAAAGGCTTAGATTCTTTAATACGGGATCCAGTCGATATTCGCGACATAACTTCCATTATTATTCCTAGCAACCCCGAAAACATCTACAAAGTAAAAATGCTGGCGCGAGAGTTTCGCAAGCAAGCAAATGAACTTTTAGAGCAAGGTGAGAAAACGGAAGTTTATAGCGTATGCGTTCAGATCTATCCTTTAACACAAAGAGGAACCTCTTCATGA
- a CDS encoding aspartyl protease family protein has protein sequence MKVNFVADADEPEAGQIFAHLIFDGHSEKCFWDTGATSTKVVSNYFFAKYPIVKEGELAGLAGKGVSAARIQIRNISWGNYSLGQHEVMLLSEKLGISPTAGIDLFKENRFGLDSKTQEVSFEKQDASLTFELGTFGHILVSPVFNGLRLHLIWDTGAGLTTIDQKVIDENPSIFSFIKSLDVGDTVHAKAMQLKLYEATNFAIGSVSLKKVQVLGADFSSIKSKLGAQSIQGALGYNVITHFSWYFDLQAKKYSVR, from the coding sequence GTGAAAGTAAATTTTGTTGCAGATGCAGATGAACCAGAAGCAGGCCAAATTTTTGCGCACTTGATCTTTGATGGGCATTCTGAAAAATGCTTTTGGGATACCGGAGCTACGTCGACAAAAGTTGTTTCGAACTATTTTTTCGCAAAATATCCTATAGTTAAAGAGGGTGAGTTAGCGGGCCTTGCGGGAAAAGGGGTGTCGGCGGCTCGAATCCAAATTCGTAACATTTCTTGGGGAAACTATTCGCTAGGGCAACATGAAGTCATGCTACTCTCTGAAAAACTAGGTATTTCTCCCACTGCGGGCATTGATCTATTCAAAGAGAACCGATTCGGCTTAGATTCAAAAACCCAAGAAGTAAGCTTCGAAAAACAGGATGCCAGTCTGACTTTCGAGCTCGGAACCTTCGGACACATTTTGGTGTCACCAGTTTTCAATGGGCTTCGTTTGCATTTAATTTGGGATACGGGTGCTGGTCTTACAACGATTGATCAAAAAGTTATTGATGAGAATCCAAGTATTTTTAGCTTTATTAAAAGCCTAGATGTCGGTGATACGGTTCACGCAAAAGCAATGCAGCTTAAGTTATATGAAGCGACAAACTTTGCTATCGGCTCTGTATCTCTTAAGAAAGTACAGGTTTTGGGAGCAGATTTCAGTTCAATCAAATCAAAGCTGGGCGCCCAATCAATTCAAGGTGCACTAGGATACAACGTGATTACTCACTTTAGTTGGTACTTCGATCTACAAGCAAAGAAGTATTCGGTCAGATAA